Proteins from one Streptosporangium becharense genomic window:
- a CDS encoding cytidine deaminase, which translates to MSTIDGVVGGDIDWAALKAEAVRAMGNAYAPYSKFPVGAAALVDDGRIVSGCNVENASYGVGLCAECGLVSALQASGGGRLVAFTCVDGHEELLMPCGRCRQLLFEFGGPQLLVETVDGPKPMTEILPYAFGPENLSRGA; encoded by the coding sequence GTGAGCACCATCGACGGCGTCGTCGGCGGCGACATCGACTGGGCGGCGCTGAAGGCCGAGGCCGTGCGCGCCATGGGCAACGCCTACGCCCCCTACTCGAAGTTCCCGGTCGGCGCCGCGGCGCTGGTCGACGACGGGCGGATCGTGTCCGGCTGCAACGTCGAGAACGCCTCCTACGGGGTCGGACTGTGCGCCGAGTGCGGGCTGGTGTCGGCGCTGCAGGCGAGCGGGGGCGGCAGGCTGGTCGCGTTCACCTGCGTGGACGGGCACGAGGAGCTGCTCATGCCGTGCGGCAGGTGCCGCCAGTTGTTGTTCGAGTTCGGCGGTCCGCAGCTGCTGGTGGAGACCGTCGACGGCCCCAAGCCGATGACGGAGATCCTTCCCTACGCCTTCGGGCCCGAGAATCTGAGCCGGGGGGCATGA
- a CDS encoding MarR family winged helix-turn-helix transcriptional regulator, producing the protein MSEESVVHAWREVLAKHATAACALERELSERHRLGMSEFEVLERMVEGGQEKYRVQEVADAVHLSQSACSRLISRLEKAGLVTRGICEADRRGIFVGITAEGRERHAEAQPTHRAVIKEIFA; encoded by the coding sequence ATGAGCGAGGAGTCCGTGGTCCACGCCTGGCGTGAGGTGCTGGCCAAGCACGCCACGGCCGCCTGCGCGCTGGAGCGTGAGCTCTCCGAGCGGCACCGGCTCGGCATGAGCGAGTTCGAGGTCCTGGAGCGGATGGTCGAGGGCGGCCAGGAGAAGTATCGGGTTCAGGAGGTCGCCGACGCCGTCCACCTCAGCCAGAGCGCCTGTTCGCGGCTGATCTCCCGCCTGGAGAAGGCGGGCCTGGTGACGCGCGGCATCTGCGAGGCCGACCGCCGCGGCATCTTCGTCGGCATCACCGCCGAGGGCCGCGAGCGCCACGCCGAGGCCCAGCCCACCCACCGCGCTGTGATCAAGGAGATCTTCGCCTGA
- a CDS encoding ABC transporter ATP-binding protein yields the protein MSTPTSAVELEGITKRFPGVVANRDISLSVQQGHVHAVVGENGAGKSTLMKILYGMQRPDEGRIRINGKDVAFRSPADAIAVGIGMVHQHFMLADNLTVLENVILGSEPRKGGVAVDFGAARTKIRKISDSYGLGIDPDATVEELGVGARQRVEILKVLYRGARILILDEPTAVLVPQEVDELFDNLRELVREGLTIIFISHKLDEVLSVADAITVIRRGTTVASVDPRGVTARQLAELMVGSELPSPETRESTVTDVVELSVRDLTVLSPDGRRVVDGVDFDIRKGEVLGIAGVEGNGQAELVEAIMGMRPALGEIRLGGHDISSWTTLRRREAGIGYIPEDRHRHGLLLEAPLWENRILGHQTRSPNVRGPWIDRAGARRDTQRIVEEYDVRTPGIDVDAAALSGGNQQKLIVGREMSGDPVFLIASHPTRGVDVGAQAAIWDHLRAARAAGLAVLLISADLDELIGLSDTLKVILRGRIVADVDPSNVTPEQLGSAMTGAGEAA from the coding sequence ATCAGCACCCCGACATCGGCCGTCGAGCTCGAGGGGATCACCAAAAGGTTCCCCGGCGTCGTCGCCAACCGCGACATCTCCCTTTCCGTCCAGCAGGGTCACGTGCACGCCGTCGTCGGTGAGAACGGCGCGGGCAAGTCCACCCTCATGAAGATCCTGTACGGCATGCAACGCCCTGATGAGGGGCGGATCCGAATCAACGGCAAGGACGTCGCGTTCCGCTCCCCCGCCGACGCGATCGCGGTCGGCATCGGCATGGTCCACCAGCACTTCATGCTGGCCGACAACCTGACCGTGCTGGAGAACGTGATCCTGGGCAGCGAGCCGCGCAAGGGCGGTGTGGCCGTCGACTTCGGCGCCGCCCGCACGAAGATCCGGAAGATCTCCGACTCCTACGGCCTCGGCATCGACCCCGACGCCACCGTGGAGGAGCTGGGCGTCGGAGCCCGGCAGCGGGTGGAGATCCTGAAGGTCCTCTACCGGGGCGCCCGGATCCTCATCCTCGACGAGCCGACCGCCGTGCTCGTGCCGCAGGAGGTCGACGAGCTCTTCGACAACCTGCGGGAGCTGGTCCGCGAGGGCCTGACGATCATCTTCATCTCCCACAAGCTCGACGAGGTCCTCTCGGTCGCCGACGCCATCACCGTCATCCGGCGTGGCACGACCGTGGCCAGCGTCGACCCGCGGGGCGTGACGGCCAGGCAGCTGGCCGAGCTCATGGTCGGCAGTGAGCTGCCCAGCCCGGAGACCCGCGAGTCGACCGTCACCGATGTGGTGGAGCTGTCGGTGCGCGACCTGACCGTGCTCTCCCCGGACGGCCGCCGCGTCGTCGACGGCGTCGACTTCGACATCCGCAAGGGCGAGGTGCTCGGCATCGCCGGGGTCGAGGGCAACGGCCAGGCCGAGCTGGTCGAGGCCATCATGGGCATGCGTCCGGCGCTGGGCGAGATCCGCCTCGGCGGGCACGACATCTCCTCCTGGACGACCCTGCGCCGCCGGGAGGCGGGCATCGGCTACATCCCCGAGGACCGGCACCGGCACGGCCTGCTGCTGGAGGCCCCGCTCTGGGAGAACCGGATCCTCGGTCACCAGACCCGGTCGCCGAACGTCAGGGGGCCCTGGATCGACCGCGCCGGAGCGCGCCGCGACACCCAGCGCATCGTCGAGGAGTACGACGTTCGGACCCCGGGCATCGACGTGGACGCCGCGGCCCTGTCCGGCGGCAACCAGCAGAAGCTGATCGTCGGCCGGGAGATGAGCGGCGACCCGGTGTTCCTGATCGCCTCCCACCCGACGCGCGGCGTCGACGTGGGCGCCCAGGCCGCGATCTGGGACCACCTGCGCGCCGCGCGGGCCGCGGGCCTGGCCGTCCTGCTGATCTCCGCGGACCTGGACGAGCTCATCGGCCTGTCCGATACGCTCAAGGTGATCCTGCGCGGCCGGATCGTCGCCGACGTGGATCCGTCGAACGTCACCCCCGAGCAGCTCGGTTCCGCCATGACGGGCGCCGGAGAAGCCGCGTGA
- a CDS encoding MFS transporter, whose amino-acid sequence MTPSSHDGRWDARLWSILAVLCAVIFLDALDVSMVGVALPSIQADLGLSTSSLQWVVSGYVLGYGGLLLLGGRTADLLGRRRVFLAALAVFAVASLLGGLVDDGTLLIAARFVKGVSAAFTAPAALSIITTTFAEGPARNRALSVFTASGASGFSLGLVISGLLTELGWRWTFLMPVPVAVIALVAALRVLPRPADRDRAEGGYDLVGAVTVTGSMLLLVFAVVEAPEAGWSSLRTIASLAGAAALLVAFVLVERRVKHPLVRLGILRSGPIVRANLGLVILFGSYVGFQFVAMQYFQNLLHWSALETALAFLPAGLLVAVTSTRMGDLADRFGTARLIVIGSAALAAGYAFFLRIDGDPSLATLVIPGMVLLGVAFALSFPSLNIQATNGVADDEQGLASGLLNTSGQVGGAVVLAVVTAVLTSGADADPIAGFRAAVAVSGILALVGLVIALTGLRGRRPEAVAAEDGKVLEPA is encoded by the coding sequence ATGACCCCTTCGTCACACGACGGACGCTGGGACGCGCGGCTCTGGTCCATCCTCGCCGTGCTCTGCGCCGTCATCTTCCTCGACGCCCTCGACGTCTCGATGGTGGGAGTCGCGCTGCCCTCCATCCAGGCCGACCTGGGACTCTCCACGTCCTCGCTGCAGTGGGTGGTCAGCGGCTACGTGCTCGGCTACGGCGGCCTGCTCCTGCTCGGCGGCCGGACCGCCGACCTCCTCGGGCGCCGCAGGGTCTTCCTGGCCGCCCTGGCCGTCTTCGCCGTCGCCTCACTCCTGGGCGGGCTCGTCGACGACGGCACGCTGCTGATCGCCGCCCGCTTCGTCAAGGGTGTCAGCGCCGCCTTCACCGCGCCGGCAGCGCTGTCCATCATCACCACCACGTTCGCCGAGGGACCAGCCCGCAACAGGGCCCTCAGCGTCTTCACCGCCTCCGGCGCCAGCGGCTTCTCGCTGGGCCTGGTCATCTCAGGGCTCCTGACCGAGCTCGGCTGGCGCTGGACGTTCCTCATGCCCGTCCCGGTCGCGGTCATCGCGCTGGTCGCCGCCCTGCGGGTCCTGCCCCGGCCAGCCGATCGCGATCGCGCCGAAGGCGGGTACGACCTCGTCGGCGCGGTCACCGTCACCGGCTCCATGCTCCTGCTCGTCTTCGCGGTGGTCGAGGCGCCCGAGGCGGGCTGGAGCTCGCTCCGCACGATCGCCTCACTGGCCGGGGCCGCCGCGCTGCTGGTCGCGTTCGTGCTCGTCGAGCGGCGGGTGAAGCACCCGCTGGTGCGGCTCGGCATCCTGCGTTCGGGCCCGATCGTCCGCGCCAACCTCGGGCTGGTGATCCTGTTCGGCTCCTACGTCGGGTTCCAGTTCGTCGCCATGCAGTACTTCCAGAACCTGCTGCACTGGTCGGCCCTGGAGACCGCGCTGGCCTTCCTGCCCGCCGGCCTGCTGGTGGCGGTCACCTCCACCAGGATGGGCGACCTGGCGGACCGGTTCGGCACCGCCCGGCTCATCGTGATCGGGTCGGCCGCGCTGGCCGCCGGGTACGCCTTCTTCCTCCGGATCGACGGCGACCCCAGCCTGGCCACGCTGGTGATCCCCGGAATGGTCCTGCTGGGCGTCGCCTTCGCGCTGTCCTTCCCCTCGCTCAACATCCAGGCCACCAACGGTGTGGCGGACGACGAGCAGGGGCTGGCCTCCGGCCTGCTGAACACCTCCGGTCAGGTCGGCGGGGCGGTCGTGCTGGCGGTGGTGACCGCGGTCCTCACCTCCGGCGCGGACGCCGATCCGATCGCGGGCTTCCGCGCCGCCGTCGCGGTCTCCGGGATCCTCGCCCTGGTCGGCCTGGTGATCGCCCTCACCGGGCTCCGGGGCCGCCGCCCCGAGGCCGTCGCGGCCGAGGACGGCAAGGTCCTGGAGCCCGCCTGA
- a CDS encoding thymidine phosphorylase: protein MDAIDVIVTKRDGRELSAEQIDWVVDAYTRGVVADEQMSALAMAILLNGMNRREIAGWTQAMIRSGTRMDWSSLPGRTTDKHSTGGVGDKITLPLAPLVAACGGYVPQLSGRGLGHTGGTLDKLESIPGWRAYLSPEGMLGVLGEAGAVICAAGDGLAPADKKLYALRDVTGTVESIPLIASSIMSKKIAEGTGALVLDVKVGSGAFMKTVEQARELAATMVELGADAGVSTVALLTAMDRPLGLTVGNALEVTESVEVLAGGGPADVVELTVLMAHEMLRAAGLSGGKDPERALKDGSAMDAWRRMIVAQGGDPDAPLPRAAETLEVTAPASGVLSRLDAYGVGLAAWRLGAGRERKEDPVSFGAGITLHAKPGDPVREGQPLMTLHADDAGRFERALAALEGAYAVGETADADLLPLVIDRITA, encoded by the coding sequence ATGGACGCGATCGACGTCATCGTCACCAAGCGCGACGGACGCGAGCTGTCGGCGGAGCAGATCGACTGGGTCGTCGACGCCTACACCAGGGGTGTCGTGGCCGACGAGCAGATGTCCGCGCTCGCGATGGCGATCCTGCTCAACGGCATGAACCGGCGCGAGATCGCCGGGTGGACCCAGGCGATGATCCGCTCCGGGACCCGGATGGACTGGTCGTCGCTGCCCGGCCGCACCACCGACAAGCACTCCACGGGCGGCGTCGGTGACAAGATCACGCTGCCGCTGGCGCCGCTGGTCGCCGCGTGCGGCGGCTACGTGCCCCAGCTGTCCGGCCGGGGGCTCGGCCACACCGGCGGCACCCTGGACAAGCTGGAGTCCATCCCCGGCTGGCGGGCGTACCTGTCGCCGGAGGGCATGCTCGGCGTGCTGGGCGAGGCCGGGGCGGTCATCTGTGCCGCGGGCGACGGGCTGGCCCCGGCCGACAAGAAGCTGTACGCGCTGCGTGACGTCACCGGCACCGTCGAGTCGATCCCGCTGATCGCCTCCTCGATCATGTCGAAGAAGATCGCGGAGGGGACCGGGGCGCTGGTGCTGGACGTCAAGGTCGGCTCCGGCGCCTTCATGAAGACCGTGGAGCAGGCCCGTGAGCTGGCCGCCACCATGGTCGAGCTGGGTGCCGACGCCGGGGTCTCGACCGTGGCGCTGCTCACCGCGATGGACCGGCCGCTGGGCCTGACCGTGGGCAACGCGCTGGAGGTCACCGAGTCCGTCGAGGTGCTCGCCGGGGGAGGACCGGCCGACGTGGTCGAGCTGACCGTGCTGATGGCGCACGAGATGCTCCGGGCCGCCGGTCTGTCCGGCGGCAAGGACCCGGAGCGGGCGCTGAAGGACGGTTCCGCGATGGACGCCTGGCGCCGCATGATCGTCGCCCAGGGCGGCGACCCCGACGCGCCGCTGCCGCGGGCCGCCGAGACTCTGGAGGTCACCGCCCCGGCCTCGGGAGTGCTGTCGAGGCTCGACGCGTACGGCGTGGGCCTGGCCGCCTGGCGGCTCGGCGCGGGCCGCGAGCGCAAGGAGGACCCGGTGTCCTTCGGCGCGGGCATCACCCTGCACGCCAAGCCGGGTGACCCGGTGCGTGAGGGGCAGCCGCTGATGACCCTGCACGCCGACGACGCGGGCCGCTTCGAGCGGGCCCTCGCCGCGCTGGAAGGCGCGTACGCGGTCGGCGAGACCGCCGACGCGGACCTGCTGCCGCTGGTGATCGACCGCATCACCGCCTGA
- a CDS encoding ABC transporter permease gives MTQDKSTFADRLLGRVSPTGLLSLVAPVLAIAFAALVTMAVLWLTGDPPVETLASMAEYGVQPRSIVLTLNEATTYYLSALAVAVGFRMNLFNIGVDGQYRLAALTAAAVGGAVTLPAPLHIALIVFVAVLVGAGWAAIAGLLKVKRGVSEVISTIMLNAIATSLGAWLLNKERLAVEVAGSNNIGTRPIAESGQVPGLALIPGTQSKVFGLIILAVVMGVLYHVLLNRTRFGFDLRATGRSETAAVASGVNVKRMVLIAMVLSGAVAGLIGMPQLLGASYSYSLDFPTGLGFTGIAIALLGRNHPIGIAFGALLWAFLNTSSGVLQLEGISPDIVAIMQGTIVLSVIIAYELVHRYQASAKQRRVSRELAGAPTPAEGVSV, from the coding sequence ATGACCCAGGACAAATCGACCTTCGCCGACCGGCTGCTCGGCAGGGTCTCACCGACAGGGCTGCTCTCGCTGGTCGCCCCCGTTCTCGCCATCGCGTTCGCCGCCCTGGTCACCATGGCCGTCCTCTGGCTCACCGGCGACCCGCCGGTCGAGACGCTGGCCTCCATGGCCGAGTACGGCGTACAGCCGCGCTCGATCGTGCTGACCCTGAACGAGGCGACGACCTACTACCTGTCCGCGCTGGCGGTGGCGGTCGGGTTCAGGATGAACCTGTTCAACATCGGCGTCGACGGGCAGTACCGCCTCGCGGCGCTCACCGCCGCCGCCGTCGGCGGCGCGGTCACCCTGCCCGCCCCGCTGCACATCGCCCTGATCGTCTTCGTCGCGGTGCTGGTCGGTGCCGGATGGGCGGCCATCGCCGGGCTCCTCAAGGTGAAGCGGGGGGTCAGCGAGGTCATCTCCACGATCATGCTGAACGCCATCGCCACCTCACTCGGCGCCTGGCTGCTCAACAAGGAGCGCCTGGCCGTCGAGGTGGCGGGCAGCAACAACATCGGCACCCGGCCGATCGCCGAGTCGGGTCAGGTGCCCGGCCTGGCGCTGATCCCCGGAACCCAGAGCAAGGTGTTCGGCCTGATCATCCTGGCGGTCGTGATGGGTGTGCTGTACCACGTGCTGCTCAACCGGACCCGCTTCGGCTTCGACCTGCGCGCCACCGGCCGTTCGGAGACGGCGGCCGTGGCCAGCGGCGTCAACGTCAAGCGGATGGTCCTCATCGCGATGGTGCTGTCCGGCGCGGTGGCCGGGCTGATCGGCATGCCCCAGTTGCTCGGCGCCTCCTACAGCTACAGTCTCGACTTCCCCACCGGCCTCGGCTTCACCGGCATCGCCATCGCGCTGCTGGGCCGCAACCACCCCATCGGCATCGCGTTCGGCGCTCTGCTGTGGGCCTTCCTCAACACCTCGTCGGGCGTCCTCCAACTGGAGGGCATCTCGCCCGACATCGTCGCCATCATGCAGGGCACGATCGTGCTGTCGGTGATCATCGCCTACGAGCTGGTCCACCGTTACCAGGCCTCCGCCAAGCAGCGCCGGGTCAGCCGTGAACTCGCAGGCGCCCCCACCCCGGCCGAAGGAGTGTCGGTATGA
- a CDS encoding ABC transporter permease, whose translation MSNGVTTAEAPFLEPKTQVRKRTFKLSWQTLLLALGGLVLLLSFTRTVTGAVDLTSAGAVNAAVALAVPIGLAGLGGLWSERAGVVNIGLEGMMIMGTWCGAWGALQFDNPWAGVVAGAIGGALGGLLHALATVTFGVDHIISGVAINILGLGVTQFLSKVTFAEMPGGGDSQSPPVPKPEVVSLPLVGEPLQWLGQKQWFLLSDVANILRGLVTNVSLLTILAILLVPLTYYVLWRTAFGLRLRSCGESPVAAESLGVNVYTYKYVAVVVSGALAGLGGAFLAQVAASAYREGQTSGRGFIGLAAMIFGNWRPGGLAAGAAMFGYTDALQLRRGGESVHALLLVVVVLLVGVAVYQLVRQNRTRAALVTGVAAIVVFVVFALTDTIPAEFTSVTPHITTLLVLSLAAQRLRPPAADGVPYRKGQGK comes from the coding sequence ATGAGCAACGGCGTCACCACGGCGGAGGCTCCGTTCCTGGAGCCGAAGACCCAGGTCCGCAAGCGCACGTTCAAGCTGAGCTGGCAGACCCTTCTGCTCGCCCTGGGCGGGCTCGTCCTGCTGCTCTCGTTCACCCGCACCGTCACCGGCGCGGTCGACCTGACCTCCGCCGGCGCCGTCAACGCGGCCGTCGCGCTGGCCGTGCCGATCGGCCTGGCCGGACTCGGCGGCCTGTGGTCGGAGCGGGCCGGCGTGGTCAACATCGGCCTCGAAGGCATGATGATCATGGGTACCTGGTGCGGGGCCTGGGGTGCGCTCCAGTTCGACAACCCGTGGGCGGGCGTCGTGGCCGGTGCGATCGGCGGCGCGCTGGGCGGCCTGCTGCACGCGCTCGCCACCGTGACGTTCGGGGTGGACCACATCATCTCCGGTGTGGCGATCAACATCCTGGGGCTCGGCGTCACCCAGTTCCTTTCCAAGGTCACCTTCGCCGAGATGCCCGGCGGCGGCGACTCCCAGTCGCCCCCGGTGCCCAAGCCCGAGGTGGTGAGCCTGCCGCTGGTCGGCGAGCCGTTGCAGTGGCTGGGGCAGAAGCAGTGGTTCCTGCTGTCGGACGTGGCGAACATCCTGCGCGGTCTGGTGACGAACGTCTCGCTGCTGACCATCCTGGCGATCCTGCTGGTCCCGCTGACGTACTACGTGCTCTGGCGCACGGCCTTCGGCCTGCGGCTGCGCTCCTGCGGGGAGAGCCCGGTGGCGGCGGAGTCGCTCGGTGTCAACGTCTACACCTACAAGTACGTCGCGGTGGTCGTCTCCGGTGCCCTCGCCGGTCTCGGCGGCGCGTTCCTCGCCCAGGTCGCGGCCAGCGCCTACCGCGAGGGGCAGACCAGCGGCCGGGGCTTCATCGGCCTCGCCGCGATGATCTTCGGCAACTGGCGGCCGGGCGGCCTGGCCGCCGGCGCGGCGATGTTCGGTTACACCGACGCGCTCCAGCTGCGCCGGGGCGGCGAGTCGGTGCACGCGCTGCTGCTGGTGGTGGTGGTCCTGCTCGTCGGGGTCGCCGTCTACCAGCTCGTCCGGCAGAACCGCACGCGGGCGGCGCTGGTCACCGGGGTCGCGGCGATCGTCGTGTTCGTCGTGTTCGCGCTGACCGACACCATCCCCGCCGAGTTCACCTCGGTCACCCCGCACATCACCACGCTGCTGGTGCTGTCGCTGGCCGCGCAGCGTCTGCGTCCGCCGGCCGCCGACGGCGTGCCGTACCGGAAGGGACAGGGCAAGTGA